The following proteins are encoded in a genomic region of Thermothielavioides terrestris NRRL 8126 chromosome 5, complete sequence:
- a CDS encoding glycoside hydrolase family 47 protein (CAZy_ID 269875) codes for MRSDRVRELRQETVDMFYHGFDNYMKIAFPEDELRPVSCTPLTRDAKNPRNVELNDVLGNYSLTLIDSLSTLAILASAPPDDRGTGPKALRDFQDGVAALVEQYGDGSPGPSGVGLRGRGFDLDSKVQVFETVIRGVGGLLSAHLFAIGALPIAGYHPRRPGDDPLNPRPVVWPSGFRYDGQLLRLALDLAQRLLPAFYTKTGMPYPRVNLRHGIPFYANSPLHEFSPDATPEGPPEITETCSAGAGSLVLEFTVLSRLTGDARFEQLAKRAFWAVWYRKSQIGLIGAGVDAEQGHWIGSYSVIGAGADSFFEYALKSHILLSGHELPNQTAVPPPHDDAWLDPNTLFAPLSDVENSADTFLEAWHHAHAAIKRHLYSERDHPHYENVNLWTGSLVSNWVDSLGAYYSGLLVLAGELDEAVETNLLYTAIWTRYAALPERWSIRDKTVEGGLGWWPLRPEFIESTYHLYRATRDPWYLYVGEMVLRDIKRRCWTPCGWAGLQNVLDGQKSDRMESFFLGETAKYMYLLFDDQHPLNALDAAYVFSTEGHPLIIPKAATPSVRPRSPSGSDNRDLTVYYDEAFTNTCPPRPASTPLSGSVVAARDDIYHAARMLDLHLLSTSRITIDGGQVSGLHMARSNFTLFPWTLPPELLPSNGTCSKVYQPHEVTLEFAATAGQSVGGSSFNFMLGGQNLERLSTDRIRVSSLSSLKITLRLEEGGEQEWQVTKINGFPLGRDEFAVFDRAILGDLSDPRFHLVRDPVMVKLQQLHRVALHENDTSSHDRAPGDHHEEMPQLDPLQDPNRPAALSELSSLVRSIFTRVAASLDIQLPTSLPGMATAPLPYNLVINQTAITPVGIGAGPLPPATAAADAAAARIPPFGPVPAGLFPWTTIYAAGDACSGPLPQSAPRDHQVILIRRGGCSFSAKLANIPAYAPSPTSLQLVVVVSDDEEGGGAGLVRPLLDEVQRTPGGMLRRHLIPMVMVGGGDVAYQRLRYAAGVGLAKRYFIESQGVRVRNIIVDEGDVETAL; via the exons atgcgcTCGGACCGCGTGAGGGAGCTGCGCCAGGAAACCGTCGACATGTTCTACCATGGCTTCGACAACTACATGAAGATTGCCTTCCCTGAGGACGAG CTCCGCCCGGTGTCTTGCACTCCCCTTACTCGAGACGCCAAGAATCCCCGAAATGTCGAGCTCAACGACGTCCTGGGGAACTACTCCTTGACCCTTATCGATAGTCTTTCTACCCTGGCTATCTTGGCGTCCGCTCCTCCCGATGATCGCGGCACCGGGCCGAAAGCGCTCAGGGACTTTCAGGACGGCGTGGCCGCGCTCGTGGAGCAGTACGGAGACGGCAGCCCCGGGCCCTCGGGCGTGGGCCTGCGGGGGCGCGGCTTCGACCTGGACAGCAAGGTGCAAGTGTTTGAGACGGTCATCCGTGGCGTGGGAGGTTTGCTGAGCGCCCACCTCTTCGCCATCGGCGCGCTGCCCATCGCCGGCTACCACCCACGACGCCCTGGCGACGACCCCCTGAATCCCCGTCCCGTTGTCTGGCCGAGCGGGTTTCGGTACGACGGTCAGCTTTTGCGCTTGGCCCTTGACCTGGCCCAGAGACTCCTACCCGCCTTCTACACCAAGACCGGCATGCCCTATCCGCGGGTCAACCTCCGCCACGGCATTCCCTTCTACGCAAACTCGCCCCTCCACGAATTCTCCCCGGACGCGACCCCTGAGGGGCCCCCGGAAATCACGGAAACCTGCAGTGCCGGCGCAGGCTCGCTTGTTCTAGAGTTCACAGTTCTCAGTCGCCTAACCGGCGACGCTCGGTtcgagcagctggccaaGCGTGCATTCTGGGCTGTGTGGTACCGGAAGAGTCAGATAGGGCTTATCGGTGCGGGCGTGGATGCTGAGCAGGGCCACTGGATAGGATCCTATTCCGTGATCGGCGCAGGCGCCGATAGCTTCTTCGAATATGCCCTGAAATCCCACATCCTGCTCTCGGGCCATGAACTGCCCAATCAGACCGCTGTCCCCCCTCCTCACGATGACGCGTGGCTGGACCCAAATACGCTCTTCGCTCCCCTGAGTGACGTCGAAAACTCGGCCGACACTTTCTTGGAGGCTTGGCATCACGCACACGCTGCCATCAAGCGGCACCTCTACAGTGAGCGCGACCATCCGCACTATGAAAATGTCAATCTCTGGACCGGCTCTTTGGTGTCCAACTGGGTCGACAGCCTCGGTGCCTACTACTCTGGGCTCCTCGTCCTGGCTggcgagctggacgaggccgtcgagACGAACCTGCTCTACACTGCCATTTGGACCCGCTACGCCGCCCTTCCCGAACGGTGGTCTATCCGGGACAAGACGGTCGAAGGGGGTCTGGGCTGGTGGCCGCTGCGGCCCGAGTTCATCGAGTCGACGTACCATTTGTACCGCGCCACCAGGGATCCCTGGTATCTCTACGTCGGCGAGATGGTGCTTCGGGACATCAagaggcgctgctggactcCTTGTGGTTGGGCCGGTCTGCAGAACGTCTTGGACGGGCAGAAGAGCGACCGCATGGAGAGTTTCTTCCTCGGCGAAACTGCCAAGTACATGTACCTCCTCTTCGATGACCAACATCCCCTCAACGCGCTTGACGCGGCCTATGTCTTCTCCACCGAGGGGCATCCCCTGATCATCCCCAAAGCAGCCACGCCATCGGTGAGGCCTCGCTCCCCGTCGGGGTCTGACAACAGGGACCTGACAGTCTACTACGATGAGGCCTTCACCAACACTTGCCCGCCGCGCCCAGCGAGCACCCCTCTTTCAGGCTCGGTGGTGGCTGCCCGGGACGACATATACCATGCCGCGCGCATGCTGGACCTGCATTTACTCTCCACTTCGCGCATCACCATTGACGGCGGTCAGGTGTCCGGCCTGCACATGGCCAGATCCAACTTCACCCTGTTCCCCTGGACCCTGCCGCCTGAACTTCTGCCCAGCAATGGCACCTGCTCCAAGGTTTACCAACCGCACGAGGTTACCCTGGAGTTTGCGGCGACCGCGGGACAGTCTGTCGGTGGCAGTTCGTTCAATTTTATGCTCGGAGGCCAGAACTTGGAGCGTCTCAGCACCGACCGCATCCGGGTCTCCAGTCTGTCCAGTCTGAAGATCACCCTCCGGCTCGAAGAGGGCGGGGAGCAAGAATGGCAAGTCACCAAGATCAACGGCTTCCCTCTTGGCCGAGATGAGTTTGCCGTCTTCGATCGAGCGATCCTCGGCGATCTTTCCGACCCCCGATTCCACCTCGTCAGAGACCCCGTCATGGTGaagctccagcagctccaCAGGGTTGCCCTTCACGAGAACGACACCAGCAGCCACGACCGCGCACCTGGCGATCACCATGAAGAAATGCCACAGCTCGATCCTCTCCAAGACCCCAACCGCCCCGCTGCCCTCTCCGAGCTCAGCTCCCTCGTCCGGTCCATCTTCACCCGCGTCGCTGCATCGCTCGACATCCAGCTCCCTACTTCTCTCCCTGGCATGGCGACTGCTCCCCTTCCTTACAACTTGGTCATCAATCAAACCGCCATAACACCTGTTggcatcggcgccgggccTCTCCCgcccgcgaccgccgccgccgatgccgccgccgcgcgcatTCCGCCCTTCGGCCCCGTGCCGGCCGGCCTCTTCCCCTGGACGACCATctacgccgccggcgacgcctgCTCCGGCCCGCTCCCCCAATCCGCTCCGCGCGATCACCAGGTCATTCtcatccgccgcggcggctgcagctTTTCCGCCAAGCTCGCCAACATACCCGCCTacgcgccgtcgccgacctcgctgcagctggtggtggtcgtgtccgacgacgaagagggcggcggggccgggttggtgcggccgctgctggacgaggtgcAGCGCACGCCGGGCGGGATGCTGCGGCGGCATCTGATCCCCATGGTCatggttggcggcggcgacgtggcGTACCAGCGGCTGAGATACGCGGCGGGGGTCGGGTTGGCGAAGCGGTACTTCATTGAGAGCCAGGGGGTGAGGGTAAGGAATATTATTGTCGATGAGGGGGATGTGGAGACGGCGCTGTGA